A window from Agrobacterium tumefaciens encodes these proteins:
- a CDS encoding TRAP transporter small permease: MRNFMRAIRPFLGALSHASLYIAGIGMIAMTLIVGWQVFARYILNDSPSWSEPLSLHLMSWFIMLGAAVGVRESVHLGLDILRYMMPPRVQKGMDLTSLALIFFFGAGMAWYGTSLSMGTWTATIPVLGWPGGTDFFPLIGGGFLIALFAAERFVDLAIGEDIAADVIVQEAA, encoded by the coding sequence ATGCGAAATTTCATGCGGGCAATCCGCCCTTTTCTCGGCGCGCTCAGCCACGCGTCGCTTTATATTGCCGGTATCGGCATGATCGCCATGACGCTTATCGTCGGCTGGCAGGTCTTTGCCCGTTATATCCTCAATGATTCACCCAGCTGGTCGGAGCCGCTGTCGCTGCACCTCATGTCGTGGTTCATCATGCTGGGGGCCGCAGTCGGCGTGCGCGAGAGCGTGCATCTCGGGCTCGATATTCTGCGCTACATGATGCCGCCCCGTGTGCAGAAGGGCATGGACCTCACTAGCCTCGCGCTCATTTTCTTCTTCGGCGCCGGCATGGCCTGGTATGGCACGTCGCTTTCCATGGGCACCTGGACGGCGACCATTCCAGTTCTCGGCTGGCCGGGCGGAACGGATTTCTTCCCGCTGATCGGTGGCGGTTTCCTCATCGCGCTGTTTGCCGCCGAACGTTTCGTCGATCTTGCCATTGGTGAGGACATAGCGGCAGACGTGATCGTGCAGGAGGCCGCATAA
- a CDS encoding TRAP transporter substrate-binding protein, with protein MKKIASMMCVAMGIALSGASASAQEITLRSADIHPDGYPTVEAVKYMGELLSERSNGRIKVQVMNNSVLGGEKDTIEQTRFGVIDMNRVNAAPFNNLVKETTVLGLPFLFRSTEHMHNTVDGPIGDEVLAAFEPHGLIGLAFYDSGARSFYTTKKPIEKLADLKGLKIRVQQSDLWISMMQAFGANPTPMPMGEVYSSLETGVVDGAENNWPSYESARHYEVAKNYSLTEHSLNPEILVISKISYDKLSPEDQKLLRQAAKDSVGKMRELWSAREKASEEKVHAGGSNVIKVNKEEFAAAMGPVYDKFVTDPKMKDLLERVKAVK; from the coding sequence ATGAAAAAGATTGCAAGCATGATGTGCGTCGCGATGGGGATCGCGCTGTCAGGCGCGTCCGCCAGCGCGCAGGAAATCACCCTGCGCTCTGCAGACATCCACCCGGACGGTTATCCGACGGTTGAAGCCGTGAAATATATGGGCGAGCTTCTGTCGGAGCGCTCCAATGGCCGCATCAAGGTGCAGGTCATGAACAATTCTGTTCTCGGCGGTGAAAAAGACACCATCGAGCAGACCCGCTTCGGCGTCATCGACATGAACCGCGTCAACGCAGCACCTTTCAACAATCTGGTGAAGGAAACCACCGTTCTCGGGCTGCCTTTCCTGTTCCGTTCGACGGAGCACATGCATAACACCGTCGACGGCCCGATTGGCGATGAGGTTCTGGCGGCTTTTGAACCGCACGGCCTCATCGGTCTTGCCTTTTACGATTCCGGCGCGCGTTCCTTCTACACCACCAAGAAGCCTATCGAAAAACTGGCGGACCTGAAGGGTCTCAAAATCCGCGTGCAGCAGTCGGATCTGTGGATTTCGATGATGCAGGCCTTCGGCGCCAACCCGACGCCGATGCCGATGGGCGAGGTCTATTCTTCGCTTGAAACCGGGGTCGTCGATGGCGCAGAAAATAACTGGCCGTCCTACGAATCCGCCCGCCACTATGAAGTCGCGAAGAATTATTCGCTGACGGAACATTCGCTGAACCCGGAAATCCTCGTCATTTCCAAGATCTCCTATGACAAGCTGTCGCCGGAAGACCAGAAGCTGCTGCGCCAGGCGGCAAAGGACTCCGTCGGCAAGATGCGCGAACTCTGGAGTGCCCGCGAAAAGGCGTCGGAAGAAAAGGTCCACGCCGGCGGCTCCAACGTCATCAAGGTCAACAAGGAGGAATTCGCTGCGGCGATGGGTCCGGTCTACGACAAGTTCGTCACCGATCCGAAGATGAAAGACCTTCTGGAACGGGTGAAAGCGGTCAAGTAA
- a CDS encoding glycoside hydrolase family 88/105 protein, with protein sequence MKATEYFDQFSIRYEYYKSGSWCYEDGCIYRGLQQLFEATGEARWNDHLHRLADTQIAADGTLAGYDPQEYNIDHILAGRILFPLSAETGDERYLAAAGHLAGQLQSHPRTNAGNYWHKKRYPHQVWLDGLYMGLPFQIEYGQAMGRPELIEDALRQFSAALALTADAGGLYVHGYDESRSQRWANPATGKSPAVWARAVGWLAMALVDALVILPDDGATAELRERTRRLLADIIARQTQAGLWMQVLDNPGLAGNYAETSASAMFAYALLRAVRLGLLQGEEAANALLAGRQALAALLETRLEPEEQGVVRLTGIVHVAGLGGFDGNYRDGTPDYYLTEPVVSDDAKGVGPLMMAYAESLLLAR encoded by the coding sequence ATGAAAGCCACTGAATATTTTGATCAATTCTCTATTCGATACGAGTACTACAAGAGCGGGAGCTGGTGTTACGAGGATGGCTGTATCTATCGCGGTCTGCAGCAGCTGTTCGAGGCGACAGGCGAGGCCCGCTGGAACGACCATTTGCACCGTCTGGCCGATACCCAGATCGCCGCGGACGGAACGCTCGCCGGTTATGATCCGCAGGAATATAATATCGACCATATTCTTGCCGGGCGTATTCTCTTTCCCCTGTCGGCGGAAACGGGCGATGAACGTTATCTGGCAGCTGCAGGGCATCTGGCAGGCCAGCTCCAGAGCCATCCGCGCACCAATGCCGGCAATTATTGGCACAAGAAGCGTTATCCGCATCAGGTCTGGCTCGATGGCCTCTATATGGGGCTGCCATTCCAGATCGAATATGGGCAGGCGATGGGCCGCCCCGAGCTGATCGAGGACGCGCTACGGCAGTTTTCAGCGGCGCTTGCACTGACGGCGGATGCCGGTGGTCTTTACGTTCATGGTTATGATGAGAGCCGCAGCCAACGCTGGGCCAATCCCGCGACCGGCAAATCGCCAGCCGTCTGGGCGCGGGCGGTGGGCTGGCTTGCCATGGCGCTGGTGGATGCGCTGGTCATCTTGCCGGACGACGGTGCGACGGCCGAGCTTCGCGAGAGGACGCGACGTCTTCTGGCTGATATCATCGCACGGCAAACGCAGGCCGGTCTCTGGATGCAGGTGCTCGACAATCCGGGCCTTGCCGGCAATTACGCGGAAACATCCGCCTCCGCCATGTTCGCTTATGCCCTGCTGCGTGCGGTGCGGCTCGGGCTCTTGCAGGGCGAGGAGGCAGCGAACGCCCTTTTAGCTGGTCGCCAAGCGCTTGCCGCACTTCTGGAGACACGCCTTGAGCCGGAAGAGCAGGGTGTTGTCCGACTGACCGGCATCGTGCATGTCGCCGGGCTCGGCGGTTTCGATGGCAATTATCGCGATGGAACGCCGGACTATTATCTGACGGAGCCGGTCGTATCCGACGATGCGAAGGGTGTCGGGCCGCTGATGATGGCCTATGCGGAAAGCCTGCTTCTGGCTCGCTGA
- a CDS encoding glycoside hydrolase family 28 protein gives MNEPLIIALSARTAALCLAAPGARYHLPSKTAWRLSSPDGDRQHGETTTVVTLLHDLRPDTRYVFEAEGSGSLEFRTVACAGLVEATAFSLRSDIALDDEEGAHANARALENAVAAVPVGGTLRLGPGIWTAFPVRLKSDMTLHLAEGAVLRAPSIRNGWPILPARDEAGRMLGSWEGLPDACFAAPVYAVGADNLVIEGRGILDGSGDKGDWWSWPKETRDGARRPRGLHLVSCRKTQLLGFTIRNAASWTIHPQGCDDLAAAGLTIIAPHDSPNTDGFNPESCRYVMISGVRFSVGDDCIAVKAGKRGPNGEQDHLAETRGVSVRHCLMQRGHGGLVIGSEMSGGVHDVTVEDCDMIGTDRGLRLKTRRGRGGTVSNIAMRRVLLDGVQTALSANAHYHCDADGHDDWVQSRNPALANGGTPFIDGITVEDVEIRNLAHAAGAFLGLPEAPIRNILLRNLTIVSHDPSAVATPPIMADRVRPMRHEAIVFEQADVVCDDPALLSDASVSISSDFD, from the coding sequence ATGAACGAACCCCTTATCATCGCGCTTTCGGCGCGAACGGCGGCGCTTTGCCTTGCTGCGCCGGGTGCGCGCTATCACCTGCCGTCCAAAACGGCATGGCGACTGTCCTCGCCGGATGGCGACAGGCAGCACGGCGAAACCACGACCGTGGTGACGCTGCTGCATGATCTGCGCCCGGATACGCGCTATGTCTTCGAAGCCGAGGGGTCCGGCAGTCTAGAATTCAGGACCGTTGCCTGTGCCGGGCTTGTCGAAGCCACAGCGTTTTCCCTGCGGTCGGATATTGCGCTTGACGATGAAGAGGGCGCACACGCCAATGCGCGGGCGCTCGAGAACGCCGTCGCTGCCGTGCCTGTCGGCGGCACCCTGCGTCTTGGTCCCGGTATCTGGACGGCGTTTCCGGTGCGGCTGAAAAGCGACATGACGCTGCACCTTGCGGAGGGTGCCGTGCTGCGCGCGCCCTCCATCCGCAACGGCTGGCCGATCCTTCCCGCTCGCGATGAGGCCGGACGAATGCTCGGCAGCTGGGAGGGATTGCCGGATGCCTGTTTCGCCGCGCCGGTTTATGCGGTCGGGGCGGATAATCTCGTGATCGAGGGCAGGGGCATCCTGGATGGTTCCGGCGACAAGGGCGACTGGTGGAGCTGGCCGAAGGAAACCCGTGATGGCGCGCGCCGGCCGCGCGGCCTGCATCTCGTGTCCTGCCGCAAAACACAGCTTCTGGGTTTCACGATCCGCAATGCTGCATCATGGACGATCCACCCGCAGGGCTGCGACGATCTGGCGGCCGCCGGTCTCACCATCATCGCCCCCCATGACAGCCCCAATACCGATGGTTTCAACCCGGAAAGCTGCCGTTACGTGATGATATCAGGCGTGCGCTTTTCCGTGGGTGATGATTGCATCGCGGTGAAGGCGGGAAAACGCGGGCCGAATGGCGAGCAAGACCATCTGGCGGAGACGCGCGGCGTCAGCGTGCGCCATTGCCTGATGCAGCGCGGCCATGGCGGGCTGGTCATCGGCTCGGAAATGTCCGGCGGGGTCCATGATGTGACGGTGGAGGACTGCGATATGATCGGCACGGATCGCGGCCTGCGCCTCAAGACGCGGCGCGGTCGCGGCGGTACGGTCAGCAACATCGCCATGCGCCGGGTGTTGCTGGACGGTGTGCAGACCGCACTTTCAGCCAATGCTCACTACCATTGTGACGCCGATGGGCATGATGACTGGGTGCAGTCGCGAAACCCGGCATTGGCCAATGGTGGCACGCCGTTTATCGATGGCATCACCGTGGAAGACGTCGAAATCCGCAATCTCGCCCATGCGGCGGGCGCCTTCCTCGGTCTGCCGGAGGCTCCCATCCGCAACATCCTTCTCCGCAACCTCACCATCGTCTCGCATGACCCTTCGGCCGTCGCGACGCCGCCGATCATGGCCGACCGCGTGCGCCCCATGCGCCACGAGGCGATTGTTTTCGAGCAGGCGGATGTCGTCTGCGATGATCCGGCGCTTCTGAGTGACGCCTCTGTTTCCATTTCGTCAGATTTCGATTGA
- a CDS encoding carbohydrate ABC transporter permease, giving the protein MKSQRFLGLGYLTPYIIGLLVFTAIPFLGSLYLSFTRYDLMSDPSWTGLANYERLFTRDRTFMKSLNVTLFYVFLTVPLKLAFALFIAAILNYKLQFINFFRTAFYVPSILGGSIAIAVLWRYIFASEGLANMALAAIGLSPVDWFGDPGNALFTITLLRCWQFGSAMVIFLAALQSIDKSLYEAAAIDGAGKVKTFFFITLPLLTPVIFFNLIMQMVQAFQEFNGPYIITQGGPLKSTYLLPLYIYDEAFKKFNMGYASAIAWVLFTIITVLTLVAFWSSKKWVFYAGDKRN; this is encoded by the coding sequence GTGAAATCTCAGCGCTTCCTGGGGCTGGGATATCTGACGCCCTATATCATCGGGCTGCTGGTCTTCACCGCGATACCGTTTCTCGGCTCGCTCTATCTCAGCTTCACCCGTTACGACCTGATGAGCGATCCCAGCTGGACTGGACTGGCCAATTACGAGCGGCTCTTCACCCGCGACCGTACCTTCATGAAATCGCTGAACGTCACCCTGTTCTACGTGTTTCTGACGGTGCCGCTGAAGCTCGCATTCGCGCTCTTCATCGCGGCGATACTCAATTACAAGCTGCAATTCATCAATTTCTTCCGCACCGCCTTTTATGTGCCATCCATCCTTGGAGGCTCGATCGCGATTGCGGTTCTGTGGCGTTATATTTTCGCAAGCGAGGGGCTCGCCAATATGGCGCTGGCGGCAATCGGCCTTTCGCCCGTGGACTGGTTCGGTGATCCCGGCAATGCGCTTTTCACCATCACGCTGCTGCGCTGCTGGCAGTTCGGTTCGGCCATGGTAATCTTCCTCGCCGCGCTGCAATCCATCGACAAGTCGCTCTATGAAGCGGCCGCCATCGATGGCGCGGGCAAAGTGAAGACCTTCTTCTTCATCACGCTGCCGCTTCTGACGCCGGTGATCTTCTTCAACCTCATCATGCAGATGGTGCAGGCGTTTCAGGAGTTTAACGGCCCTTACATCATCACCCAGGGCGGGCCGCTCAAGTCCACCTACCTCTTGCCTCTCTACATCTATGACGAGGCCTTCAAGAAGTTCAACATGGGCTATGCCTCTGCCATTGCCTGGGTGCTTTTCACCATCATTACCGTGCTGACCCTCGTGGCCTTCTGGTCCTCGAAGAAGTGGGTCTTTTACGCCGGCGACAAGCGGAACTGA
- a CDS encoding TRAP transporter large permease — protein sequence MAYTILFGVFTLLMLIGTPIAFCLGIASFATVLYLGLPPIVVFQQMNSGMNVFAMMAIPFFIFAGDLMVRGGIAHRLIRFAAGLVGHLRGGLGQVNIVASTLFGGISGSAVADASAVGGLMIPQMAKRGYDRDYAVNVTVNAAIIALMIPPSHNMILYSIAAGGNVSVADLFTAGIIPGLLLAAALMVTAYIVARRKGYPSEPFPGFSKLMYYLLASFPGILLIGIIFGGVRSGVFTATESSCIAVLYAFLVAMLVYRELNWDGFVEAVMGAVRTTAMVLLVIGTAASFGWLMAFLQVQTLMIAAISAISDNPIIVLLVINVILLLLGTFMDMAPMVIISTPVLLPVVKAFGIDPVHFGVVMILNAGIGLNTPPVGTVLFVGCAVGGISIREAMRTIWPFFGASIAVLLAVTYIPSLSLWLPSLFR from the coding sequence ATGGCTTACACCATTCTCTTCGGTGTCTTCACCCTGTTGATGCTGATCGGCACGCCGATCGCCTTTTGCCTCGGCATCGCCTCCTTCGCCACGGTTCTTTATCTCGGCCTGCCGCCCATCGTGGTGTTCCAGCAGATGAATTCCGGCATGAATGTCTTTGCGATGATGGCGATCCCGTTCTTCATCTTCGCAGGGGACCTGATGGTGCGCGGCGGCATCGCCCATCGCCTCATCCGGTTTGCCGCCGGTCTCGTCGGGCACCTGCGTGGCGGCCTCGGCCAGGTCAATATCGTCGCCTCGACGCTGTTCGGCGGCATTTCCGGCTCGGCCGTCGCCGATGCGTCGGCCGTCGGCGGCTTGATGATCCCGCAAATGGCCAAGCGCGGTTATGACAGGGACTATGCCGTCAACGTCACCGTCAATGCCGCCATCATCGCGCTGATGATCCCGCCCTCGCATAACATGATCCTCTATTCGATCGCGGCGGGCGGCAATGTCTCGGTGGCCGATCTTTTCACCGCCGGCATCATTCCGGGCCTGCTGCTGGCTGCCGCCCTGATGGTCACGGCCTATATCGTCGCCCGGCGCAAGGGTTATCCGTCAGAGCCGTTCCCGGGTTTCTCCAAGCTGATGTATTATCTGCTGGCCTCGTTCCCCGGCATTCTCCTGATCGGCATCATCTTCGGCGGTGTGCGTTCGGGCGTCTTCACGGCCACGGAAAGTTCCTGCATTGCCGTGCTTTATGCCTTCCTCGTCGCCATGCTGGTCTATCGCGAGCTGAACTGGGACGGTTTCGTGGAAGCCGTGATGGGGGCCGTCCGTACCACGGCCATGGTTCTGCTCGTCATCGGCACGGCGGCGTCCTTCGGCTGGCTGATGGCCTTCCTGCAGGTGCAGACGCTGATGATTGCCGCAATCAGCGCAATTTCGGATAACCCGATCATCGTGCTGCTCGTCATCAACGTCATCCTGCTGCTGCTCGGCACCTTCATGGATATGGCGCCGATGGTCATCATCTCCACGCCGGTGCTTCTGCCTGTCGTGAAGGCCTTCGGCATTGATCCCGTACATTTCGGCGTGGTGATGATCCTGAATGCCGGCATCGGCCTCAACACGCCGCCGGTGGGGACGGTGCTCTTTGTCGGCTGCGCGGTCGGCGGCATATCGATACGGGAAGCGATGCGGACGATCTGGCCGTTCTTCGGAGCCAGCATCGCCGTGCTGCTGGCCGTTACCTATATTCCGTCGCTGTCCCTGTGGTTGCCGTCGCTGTTCCGGTAA
- a CDS encoding AraC family transcriptional regulator, with product MDEIEGGILSSIPPAALNLNLTRATIKMEHSRTWQIDKSNQVDDLIICLEGRGHYLVDGEARVLEPGDAMLIFRGQRFVGWNEQAVTYRGVAQHFSLDIYGRHNLIAQMDLKPKVRLSRWPLLEPLVRHYRQTAPPSSVTLGQHHLFMVLLIAFIDDAFLGWVDRPSFQPEGTEGLDLAVMKAITMISANPLDPDIAGRATEAAPYNRDYFLREFQKRVGRTPRKYQEFKRMERAMHFLEAGLSVSAAAAEVGYGDPYYFSRMFKRTLGLSPRDHMNRIRRSRHGNLMAFDEHEQQRLLATETEKAPA from the coding sequence ATGGACGAAATCGAAGGCGGCATTCTATCCTCCATTCCGCCCGCGGCGCTCAACCTCAACCTGACGCGCGCGACGATCAAGATGGAGCATTCCCGTACCTGGCAGATCGACAAATCCAATCAAGTGGACGATCTCATCATCTGTCTGGAAGGACGCGGGCATTACCTGGTGGATGGCGAAGCGCGGGTGCTGGAGCCGGGTGACGCCATGCTGATTTTCAGGGGGCAGCGCTTTGTCGGCTGGAACGAGCAGGCCGTGACCTATCGCGGCGTGGCGCAGCATTTCTCGCTCGATATTTACGGCCGCCACAACCTGATCGCGCAGATGGATTTGAAGCCAAAGGTGAGGCTGAGCCGTTGGCCGCTGCTGGAACCACTCGTTCGCCACTACCGGCAGACCGCCCCGCCCTCCTCCGTCACACTCGGCCAGCACCATCTCTTCATGGTGCTGCTGATCGCCTTCATTGACGATGCCTTCCTCGGATGGGTGGACCGACCGAGTTTCCAGCCGGAGGGCACGGAAGGCCTCGACCTCGCCGTGATGAAGGCGATCACCATGATTTCGGCCAATCCGCTCGACCCCGACATTGCCGGCAGGGCAACGGAGGCCGCACCCTATAATCGCGATTATTTCCTGCGCGAATTCCAGAAGCGGGTCGGTCGGACGCCTCGGAAATATCAGGAGTTCAAGCGCATGGAACGCGCCATGCATTTTCTCGAGGCGGGGCTTTCGGTCTCGGCCGCGGCCGCCGAAGTGGGTTATGGCGACCCCTATTATTTTTCGCGCATGTTCAAACGAACGCTGGGCTTAAGTCCGCGCGACCATATGAACCGGATACGCCGCAGCCGGCACGGCAATCTCATGGCCTTTGACGAACACGAACAGCAGAGGCTGCTTGCCACTGAGACGGAAAAGGCCCCGGCATAG
- a CDS encoding carbohydrate ABC transporter permease, with product MTDIATLNEMQAARRARLRLLSTSVRYVLLFAVGLVMLYPLIWLVGASFKTNSEIFSGAGFIPDNPTLDGYIRGWQTSTPYTFGRFFWNSFLIILPKVIGTAISCTMAAYAFARFDFPLKKILFGSVIAILLLPNVVTRIPQYILFRDLGWLDSFLPLWVPSALAGDAFFVFMLVQFLRSLPSDMEEAARVDGANSLQTLVYIVVPMLAPALISVCLFQFMWTMNDFLGPLIYLSSVDKYPVSLALKLSIDTTEAFEWNRILAMSVLTIAPALIVFFAAQRYFIEGISSGGVKG from the coding sequence ATGACCGATATCGCAACCCTAAACGAGATGCAGGCGGCCCGCCGGGCAAGGCTCAGGCTGCTCTCCACCTCTGTGCGCTACGTGCTTCTCTTCGCGGTCGGCCTCGTCATGCTGTACCCGCTGATCTGGCTGGTGGGCGCAAGCTTCAAGACCAATTCGGAAATCTTCTCCGGTGCGGGTTTCATCCCCGACAACCCGACGCTGGACGGCTATATCCGCGGCTGGCAAACCTCGACGCCCTACACATTCGGCCGGTTCTTCTGGAATTCGTTCCTGATTATTCTGCCGAAGGTCATAGGCACCGCGATTTCCTGCACCATGGCGGCCTATGCTTTTGCCCGCTTCGATTTTCCGCTGAAGAAAATCCTGTTCGGCTCGGTCATAGCAATTCTGCTGCTGCCGAATGTCGTCACCCGCATTCCGCAGTATATCCTGTTCCGCGATCTCGGCTGGCTCGATAGTTTCCTGCCGCTCTGGGTGCCATCGGCACTCGCGGGCGATGCCTTCTTCGTCTTCATGCTGGTGCAGTTCCTGCGCTCGCTGCCATCGGACATGGAAGAGGCGGCGCGGGTGGACGGCGCCAACAGCCTGCAGACGCTGGTTTATATCGTCGTGCCGATGCTGGCGCCGGCGCTGATCTCGGTCTGCCTGTTCCAGTTCATGTGGACGATGAACGATTTCCTCGGACCGCTGATCTACCTGTCCTCGGTCGATAAATATCCGGTGAGCCTGGCGCTCAAACTCTCCATCGACACCACCGAAGCCTTTGAATGGAACCGCATCCTGGCGATGTCGGTGCTGACGATCGCGCCTGCGCTGATCGTGTTCTTCGCGGCGCAACGGTATTTCATTGAAGGGATCTCGTCTGGCGGGGTCAAAGGCTGA
- a CDS encoding ABC transporter ATP-binding protein has product MASVQLKNLEKVYGGSFKAVHGIDLEIEDGEFMVFVGPSGCAKSTTLRMVAGLEEITGGEILIGDQRVNDLPPGKRSIAMVFQNYALYPHMKVRGNLAFGLKIAGVAKPEIAKAIDNVARILEIEPLLDRLPKQLSGGQAQRVALGRALIKKPGVFLFDEPLSNLDAKLRASMRVRITDLHRQLKAEGLSSTVIYVTHDQTEAMTMGDRICVMQAGRIMQVATPKELYNRPANLFVAGFIGMPEMNLVDVAIDGAEFVIGGQRLPIGEHLERRLSAKPADAVIGIRPQHLSLAGEADGPALEAKLTNAEFMGHEVYLHADLGGQKLVSVVGAAEFEALGRDGILRLKPDPEKLHIFDKADGRNVSL; this is encoded by the coding sequence ATGGCAAGCGTTCAACTTAAAAATCTCGAAAAAGTCTATGGCGGCAGCTTCAAGGCGGTACACGGCATCGACCTCGAAATCGAGGATGGTGAGTTCATGGTGTTCGTCGGCCCTTCCGGCTGCGCCAAATCCACGACGCTGCGTATGGTGGCGGGGCTGGAGGAAATCACCGGCGGCGAAATCCTGATCGGCGACCAGCGTGTCAACGACCTGCCGCCAGGCAAGCGCTCCATTGCCATGGTGTTCCAGAACTATGCGCTTTATCCGCATATGAAGGTGCGCGGCAATCTGGCCTTCGGCTTGAAGATCGCCGGTGTCGCCAAGCCCGAGATCGCAAAGGCAATCGACAACGTCGCCCGCATTCTGGAAATCGAGCCGCTGCTGGATCGTCTGCCGAAGCAGCTTTCCGGCGGGCAGGCGCAACGCGTGGCGCTGGGCCGCGCCCTCATCAAGAAACCGGGCGTGTTCCTGTTCGATGAGCCGCTTTCCAATCTCGATGCCAAGCTGCGTGCTTCGATGCGGGTGCGCATTACCGATCTGCATCGCCAGCTGAAAGCGGAAGGCCTGTCCTCGACGGTTATTTATGTCACCCATGACCAGACGGAGGCCATGACCATGGGCGACCGTATCTGCGTCATGCAGGCGGGGCGCATCATGCAGGTCGCGACGCCGAAGGAGCTTTATAACCGCCCCGCCAATCTGTTCGTGGCCGGTTTCATCGGCATGCCGGAAATGAACCTGGTGGATGTGGCGATCGACGGTGCGGAATTCGTCATCGGCGGGCAGCGTCTGCCCATCGGCGAGCATCTTGAAAGGCGTCTTTCGGCAAAACCGGCGGATGCCGTCATCGGCATCCGCCCGCAGCATCTTTCGCTGGCGGGGGAAGCTGATGGTCCGGCGCTGGAGGCGAAACTCACCAATGCAGAATTCATGGGGCACGAGGTCTATCTGCACGCCGATCTTGGCGGGCAGAAGCTGGTGAGCGTGGTGGGGGCGGCCGAATTCGAGGCGCTCGGGCGCGACGGCATCCTGCGGCTGAAGCCGGACCCGGAGAAGCTGCATATTTTCGACAAGGCCGATGGCCGCAACGTCTCACTGTGA
- a CDS encoding ABC transporter substrate-binding protein, which translates to MKMMTRMMAMLAGAAYVAMATAPAAGAAELRMSWWGGESRHVATQKAIAACGEKYGHTVKGEFTGFDGYLEKLTTQMAGKTEADIVQVNWPWLPLFSKNGEGFADLRQLKPLDLSQWAKSDLEAGSMNGVLQGLSLSTTGRVFFFNATTFEKAGVEIPKTWDEFFAATKTIKEKLGKDHYTFNAVKETAQLLATLAVVQKTGKDLVDPKTNRVAWTPAELAEGISFVGKLVETGSIRSQKEEAADGNVNLYEKPSWSEGRIAGSYEWDSTYSKYADPLKEGQVLKPVPMLKLAGAVTEGVYRKPSMVFSISKNSKNPEAAAQILNCLLNEPEGIDALGTSRGLPASKAAAERLGNKGEPEVRVANAIVMAASGPVVSPFNEHPEIRSAFIDTLEEYAYGQLTAEEAAEQIVDSTNDVLAKFD; encoded by the coding sequence ATGAAGATGATGACCAGAATGATGGCGATGCTCGCCGGTGCCGCTTATGTGGCGATGGCAACCGCGCCGGCGGCGGGTGCTGCGGAACTGCGCATGTCGTGGTGGGGCGGCGAAAGCCGCCATGTCGCCACCCAGAAGGCGATTGCCGCCTGCGGCGAGAAATATGGCCACACGGTCAAGGGCGAGTTCACCGGTTTCGACGGTTATCTCGAAAAGCTCACCACGCAGATGGCGGGCAAGACGGAGGCCGATATCGTTCAGGTCAACTGGCCGTGGCTGCCGCTGTTTTCCAAGAACGGCGAGGGTTTTGCCGATCTGCGCCAGCTGAAACCGCTCGATCTGTCGCAATGGGCCAAGAGCGATCTGGAGGCGGGCTCGATGAACGGCGTGTTGCAGGGGCTATCCCTCTCCACCACTGGCCGTGTCTTTTTCTTCAACGCCACTACCTTCGAAAAGGCAGGTGTCGAAATCCCGAAGACATGGGATGAGTTCTTCGCGGCAACGAAGACCATCAAGGAAAAGCTCGGCAAGGACCATTATACCTTCAACGCCGTGAAGGAGACCGCCCAGCTGCTTGCAACGCTGGCCGTCGTGCAGAAGACCGGCAAGGATCTGGTCGATCCCAAGACGAACCGCGTCGCCTGGACACCGGCGGAGCTGGCTGAAGGCATCTCGTTTGTCGGCAAGCTCGTCGAAACCGGCTCCATCCGCTCCCAGAAAGAGGAAGCGGCTGATGGAAACGTCAATCTCTATGAAAAACCGTCATGGTCCGAAGGCCGCATTGCCGGCTCCTACGAATGGGATTCGACCTATTCGAAATATGCCGATCCCCTGAAGGAGGGGCAGGTTTTGAAACCCGTGCCGATGCTGAAGCTTGCCGGAGCGGTGACCGAAGGCGTCTATCGCAAACCTTCCATGGTGTTTTCGATCTCGAAAAACTCGAAGAATCCGGAAGCGGCCGCGCAAATCCTGAACTGCCTGCTGAACGAACCCGAGGGCATTGATGCACTCGGCACCTCCCGCGGCCTGCCAGCCTCCAAGGCTGCGGCGGAGCGTCTGGGCAACAAGGGTGAACCGGAAGTGCGTGTCGCCAACGCCATCGTCATGGCGGCATCGGGACCGGTGGTTTCGCCTTTTAACGAACATCCGGAAATCCGTTCGGCCTTCATCGATACGCTGGAAGAATATGCCTATGGCCAACTGACGGCAGAAGAGGCGGCCGAGCAGATCGTCGATTCCACCAATGACGTTCTGGCCAAGTTCGATTGA